ACTTCGTCCCCCTGCAGTGACAAGAGGGACATCAGGGCATTTCAGGGGGGCAAGGGGAGCCCCTTTGCAGGCAGAACAGTATACCTGACATGCACCCCACAGCCTGTCTCCTACCCTGCCCCATCCCTTCACTGCTCTCCTCTGCATCTGCCCCGGGGctggtgtctcagctccctgctcATTACCTTCACAAGGACGCGCCGGCGGACGACCCTGGTGGAGGGAGCCTCCTCGTCATCCGCCAGCCCCTGGCTCTCCCCGAGCTCCTTGTCCAGCTCGCGGTGGGCATGTTTGAGCAGGAAGCGGACAGAGCCCCTGACGATGTGCATGACGTTCTGGCAGCTGACCAGGaagaaggccagcagcaccagggcgATCAGCAGCTGGGCCAGGAAAGCCCACATCCTGCCTCAGCCCGCGCAGCTGCGCGCGTGCCCCACAGGGCTGAGTCCCCCGCTCAGAGCCCGGCCATGCTATCCAGCTGGGACAGGCAAAGCTCccggggcaggagcagccctgcgggTCTGCAGCCTGCCTGGTGCGGTGCCCTGGCTCTGCGGGAAGATCGCTGTAACCCTAGCTGCCGCAGCTCAGCTGGCTGTGGGCGGCGAGAAGGGAGCGGGCAGGTGGGGCGTCCTTTGCGCTCACAGCTTCTGTCAAAGTCATGGGGCCAGGACTGCGACAGTACCACCCGTCCCCAGCCAGGCGGTAACCAGGACAGCCCTGTCCCCCTGCTCTGTCAGCTCGCCAACAACCTGTcttccaggctgcagcaggagggcagCGCGCAGTCCTCTGTCACGGGACGAATGAAgccccaggcaggagccaggGGTTCGGGGCATTGCTAGAATGGCACGTGACTCGGGAGACGTGCACTACAGAGCTGAGCAACCACCTCTGAGCAAGGCCGTGCTGCTGGGATGGCTGTGCGTGCCCTGGCCAGGGAAAGGTGCTTGCCCTCACCTCGTACCTGCCGGCACCTTGTGGCCATGGCAGGATGCCCAccgcccagcccggcccccAGACCAGCTCTATTTCTGGCTTCAGCAGGCTGTTGGGCCAGCGGCCAGGGCAGATACTCAATAaggaagcaggcagggaggctggcTGGGTTATAAATGGAGAGCGAGAACTCAGCTCAGGTATCAAGCACAGCAGGCTATTCTGGGCTCGGAGGCACCCCCAGGGGCAGGGAGTGTGCCAGGAGGCTTGTGCCTCTGCTTGCACTCAGTTTGCCCAGCTGGGCTTGTAGCAGGCTCAGAAAAGGGCTATCCATAGGGTCTCCACCTCCTGTGGGGCCGGGTCTCCCTGCTTTTACCCTCACCTGCCCAAAGAAGCGGCTGTCTGCCTCCTCCCACCAGCTGCccgtggggtgctggggctgccagTCGCTGTCCTCTGTGGAGCTGACCTGCATCAGCTCCACGGCCGGCACCAGGACCTGCTCTTGCTCCTGGCCCTGTGCCCTGGAGGCCACGGTGTGCGTTGGGAGCAGCCTTCGGGTGACCCCCTCCTGCCAGGAGCCCGCTGTCAGGTCCTGTAGGCAGGAGATAAAGGAGCCTTCTGCATTCCAGTCCCTCAGCCTGGGCACCGgagagggacagggacagggagagagagacagagagagaaaggcagtCAGCTTTGCCATGGAGTGCTGCACCCTAAGCACCAGCCTACCTCCGGCAGGCACGCTGGTGCAGCCTGCACCCCACCAGGTACTGGGCTCCCCAGCTCACGGCACTGCTGGGAGCCCGGCACAAGCAGCACAAAATGCAGATGCACAAAGGGCGCAGACCTCCGCCCTGCcatgctccctccctgcccaccccacagCCTCGCAGCCTGGCTGTGAGGGTCTAAGGCAACGCTGTGGAGCATCACTGGGCTCTGCCAGGGACCTCACGGGACCGATGCCACTGAGGACACTGGAggatgcagcccaggctgaGATGGCTCCAGTAAGCACAACCTACATGCAGGGCCTGCCGTCCCTCCCAGGAGCTCTGCAAGGAGCCCCCCCAGAGCATCTCCAGAGAGGTGCAAGGCACTCGGCCCAAGCCACTGCACCGTCTGCTGGGGATGCCTGGGCTCCACAGCTGGAGACCAGCAGAGAAGCAAGCAAAGCTGGGAGATTATTGCAGctggcccagcacagggcaATAGCTGGCGAAGCAGTTCTGCTCCCCTCCCATGGCCACCTCAGTGCCCCAGGCCACACTACCTGTCTGTGCTCTTCTCCGTGACGTGGCTAATGGTAGGTGATGCTGTGATCCTGGCTTGCACCTTCTGCTGCACTGAAACAAAAGAGACTTCACTCTCTGGGTCCTGCTCCCTAGTCCCGGGCTGGCGATCACCGGCTGACATCTTCCCCTCTGgcctctgcccctcctcctgctctaGAAGGTCAATCAAGCCATTCATGGCATCTGAGTCCACTGTATCATCCTCAACCAGGTCCATAGAGCCCATGTGGTCTGGGCCATGCGTGTCTGCCAGAAGCTGCCCTGGGAACCGGCCTTCGCTTGTGGCATCCGAGTCCTCGGCCTTGCTGCACTCCAGAGAGGAGTCCTCAGCAGTCACCAGCGAGGGGGTGAGCCCCGAGGACCACACCTGTATGTCGGACATCTCCATCAGGGCATCCTGCTCTGTGGCAGCCATGGGGATAGCATCCATGATGGCCACCTCATTCCAGTACTGGTCGGCACGCAGCGGGGATGGCAGCGTGTAATGCAGGGAGGCGGGGGACAGCAGCTCGTCCTGCAGCGAAGCGTAACCTATATGGGCAGACAGAGGCAACATCTCCAGCAGCCGTCTCACGCACGCACGCACAAGCACAGTGGGACGAGAAGGGAAACAGCCTCCAGGAGGGTGCCTGCCCCAAGGACAGCAATGGTCATGCCACTGACCCCAGCAGTCGCGCTGAGCAGGGCTGCactcacagcagctgctgcctttgcacaGTCCCTGCAAGTGCTGCCATGCCTCCCTTTGAGTCCTGGGGCTGGTTCACTCCCTGCAGGGAGGACTGGCCTGGGGTCCACATGATGCCCCATCCACACTGCAGGACACAGTGCCCTCTTTGGTACCCTGCTCTGTCAACCCCCGggtccctgcccacagcccccatCCAGCATCAGCTGGCTGGCCATCAGCCTGGCGTTCAGGTCTGACAGGCACCGACTCCCAAAGTCAAGCCCTCTCCACAGCACAGAGGAACAGGCTGGAAGTAGTACCATGAGCCAGGAAGGATGGCCCTGGTACATGTCACGCAACCCCAGGGCCCTGCGGGGATGCAGCCACGACCCCACAACCCTGTCGGTGTCTCTGGGGCTACAAGCTGTTGTCACATCCTCATTGGGGTCACGTGCACAGCCCAGGCACACTGATACAGACTGCAGCCAAGCCAGGCACTCCCACCCTCGCAGGTGGCTTTGCTCAGCCTTGTTCAGCTCTGAGCCACTAGCCTCTCTTCCATACCCCCAGAGATCAGCAGCGAAGCCTTTGAGAGACGCCTTTGAGAGAacattggacttgatgatcttagaggtctcttccaaccttaatgactctatgaGTGTTtctgctccccaggcagccagggATTGCTAACCACAGCTGAGGCACGGGGAACagctgggacccccagcacaGAAAGGGCACCTCTCCCCTGCGTGGGTGCCTGGTGCGGGGGGCAAGCAGTGCAGGGCCAGCGAGAGAAGGAGCGCAGGTCAGTGCAGGAGGAGAAGGGCTGGGGTGGCCGCCTGCAAGCACAGCAGCCATGAGAGCGGCAGTCCCTGGTGACATGCAGTCGCTGGAGCAGGACGTGGCTCCTGGAGGGCTCAGCTGAGGTGGAGACAGTGGAGACAGGCAGTGGAGGAAGATGAGAGAAGGAGAGGCCAGGATGAGCTCAGAGGAGAGAGGTGACAAGAAGTGACCCACAGGAGTGCCCACACCTGACGGCGCTAGGTGGCATGTTTGAGAGAGCAGAacaaggggagagggagagagggagagagcaaTGAGCCAGTGCTGCACAGGCAGCACCACAATacaaggctgcagcagcacaaagccCTGTCTTTGCCTGGTGCACCGGGTCCCTGACAGCCCACGCTGCAGCTGACCCCGGCTGGGTCCCTGCACCCAGGCATGCTCCGCCTGGGACCCAGCCCTGGTGCACCACCACAGCCGGACAGCCACGTCTCTGTGAGCTCTCTGGCCACGGCTCAGCTCACACAGCCAGGAGCACTTCTCGCTGGCATATCGGGGTAAGGAACACGTGTCTGCCCCACCTGGAGAGCTTCTGAGAAGGCAGTATGGCAGGGCCAAGCTTACCGCAGCATAAGCCCCAGCGAAGAGGCTACATCTGTCAGCAACGCCTTGTGCCCACTGAGCTCCCAGCGGGCCACCGGCGCACCCTAGTCAGACAAGATATCAGCTCCGATCTGTCTGCGTGGACACTGCGCCTGGGGCCCTCCTGCGGTCCCTGCCAGAAGCTGGGACTCACCATTCATCTGGGACGGCGAGAGGGAGTAGTCTCTGTCCATGTAGCGCCAGCTGCCCTTCAGGCTGCGGCTCTGTCGGCCAGAGCCCTCCAGCGTGTTGACAATCTCACTGCGGTCAATGTTCCTCAGCGCTGTGTACAGATTCTCGACTGCAGGGGGAAGGCAGTGTCAGCAAACTGGTCACTGGGGGAACACAGCCAGGCCCCAGACACCCTCCAGGTGGGCAGGTGTACATGAACCAGCCGCTGACCCGCGAGCACACGCGTGCTGCTCTgcgcagccagccctgccacctcCACGCCTGTAACAGGGCACCGCAGGTACTCACTCTTGACGCTCTTGCCCTCGCGGCTGACCCAGAGGTTAAGTAAGGCTAcgctctgctccagcagggagTTGGGGTTCTCCACACGTATCCTGTTGATGTCATCCACCCCAAACTGCAGCTCACGGGCCAGCTCTGGGGGAGACACCACATGTCAGCATCGCACCCTCCGGCGCCCACCACCGGCTCCCGAGCCAAAAAGGCTAGAGATGTTGTGAAGGGCTCGGCTAGAACCAGCACAGTGACCCTCCATCACATACAGCTGAACACAGCAGAacatgcaggagcaggggctgggacagggcagaGGCTGAAGCCCCTCTGCCCAGGCTGGCTGTGACCAGCATAGCAGCATCTCACGCTAAGGAGAAGCGCGGGTACTGCCATTGGGTGTGTGGCTGCAACGACAGCGCGGGGcctccaagagcagcagcaatacGTATGACAGAACAAACCCGTAGCCTGGTACCTGTGCACGCGCGTGTGAATGCATGCACAGCTGCAAGACGGTTCAGCTCAATGCCACGGTATGCCCACAGTttagcagagctgctgggaggcTAGGCCAGCCTGCCAGAGGTGCTAGTGCACACTGCCTGCACGCACACCAACCAGTCCAGCTCCCCGGACAGTGTAAAGCATATTCACTCCACCATGCTGCATGTTTCTAGCCTTCCTAAGTGTCAGCTTTCCAAGGAGCTTTGTGCAGCCTCAGAGCCATCAGGTATGGACTCACCAGCCCAGCTGAGGCCCAGCTGTTCTGCTATGTCGACCATCTTCTGGTCTGTCTTGTCCGTGCTGCTCAGagagcctggaggagaaggggtCACAGCTTCAGCTGCATGGGACCCTGCACCAGtgtggaaaggggaaaggggtgCTGGCTGTGTGGGTCTTGCAGCCCTGTAGGGATGGCACTGCCCCGCAGGCAGGGCCAAGGAAACCCTCAGAGAAAGGGAAGCTGCCATGAACAGTCCCAGCAGGCTGCGTACCGAAACTGGTCTCACTTAGGATGCTGTATCGCTCCCTCAGAGATAACGGCGTCAGTGTCCTCCTCCGCTCCTCGGTGCCGCTTCCCTGTGAGAGTGTGGACAAGCCAAGCAGTCATTGGCTTGAAAagagggcagcagctctgccctggcacCACTGCTTCTCCCGCAGCCCCAGAGTGGCACGGCATGGCCACatggagcagctgaggaagaaaagctgaCAGCGAGGGCTGTCTCTTGCACCAGGGGGAGGGATGGAcccccccatgccccctccCAGAGGTGCCAGAGACCCAGCACTGACCTTGGCGCAGGGTGGTATGCTGATGTTCAGGTGGCAGAGCACATGCTGGAGGTCCTCATATTTCATGGCCTTACGCAGGAAAGACAGGGAGCCGCTGGCTTCCCGGCTGCTGTCCCGAACCTGAGCACCGAGAGCCCGGTTAGGCAGCCTGGCGCAGGGCAGGCGCAGGggccccagctgcagcccagccctgcaccctgccGTTACCTTGATGGGGATGGCGAGGCGATTTTCCCGGAAGGACTGGAAGAGGAAGGTGCGGGGCTGAGTGGCCTTCTTGACAGGCACCAGGTTTCCTGAGAGCTCGACATGCAAAGGCATCCCTTCTACCAcctggcagggaggggaaaacagGCTCAGACACTGCAcagagctgcttctcctgcccCTGGACAGGGCAGGTAACCCCGACTCTTctccccagggccagggccaggtCCCTCCACTGGCATTAGTCTCCCCTCGCTTGGGCAGCCTTTTCCCTGCAGTCCCCCACGCATGCTGCTGGGAACTAACCTCAATGTCCCTGCTACGGGCCACCTCAGTGAAGTTTTCATGCTGCTCCAACGTCTTGTCAACCTTGTCATCAGTCATGCAGTAGCAGCGCAGCCGGCCTTCCCGTGCATCATTCATCTTGGCAAACACCACGAATTTGGCCATGTAGGGCACGGCCGCCAGCTCCTTGTACAGCATTGTGGCAAAGTGCACGGCCTCGGCTGTGCGCGGGCAGTCGGCCAGCCAGAACCTGTGGGAGGGCTGGGTCGGGGCGCTGCTGGGCACGTTTCCCAGGGGCACCCGGAgagctgccccccgccccaacAGCAAACTGCACCACAGAGCGTGCCCCAAGAGCTCTGGGTACAGGAGCAGCCCTATCCATGATGGGGACACACCCAAGCACAAAGAACGGCCTCTTGCCTCTGCACACCCAGTTGTGTTGTTTCCTGACAGGTGCCAAGGCAGCATGGGGGTCTCAAGGCTGGAGGCAACTGCCCCGCACATGGGAATGGGGCAGCACTGCAATAAGCAcgggggcaggaggctgcaCCCCAAGAGGGCCCAAGGAGAAGCAGATGTCCCCAGATGAGCACATGCTCGCCCAGGACTCACCTGGCAGACACATTGGTCGTAAAGTTAGCACACTCATTTTCATAGACCAGCTTCGTAGTGCCTGTTATGTCTTCCCACTGGGCTTGGGCCgtccctcctgcagcagaaagcaaggGTGAGAACACTGCCTTTCCATAAGCCTGGGGTCTGCATCCCCCGGGGATTTGCTCTCTCCACTGCTGTGACCTCTCGTTAGCTCCCAGGAGTTGCATCCCACTGAGGCGGCCCAGCCTGCCCCCACCAGAGACCGTGCTTGCCTGCACAGCAGGGGTTGCCAGCCTCACCGATCACACTGCAGAGCAGGCGCAGGCTGGTGGTGTCACCCTCGCCGCTGTCTCGGGGATTGTCCTTCCAGGATGGTGGCAGTGGGATGCGGAGGCCAATGGGGCGGTGGAACTTCCTCCGGCGTGGCTCCACCGTGACGATGGGGCTGAAGGTTGCCTGGTTCCCCAGCAGCTTAGTCACCAGCTCATCAGGCACGGGCTGCGCCTGCAGGTAGCACAACCATGGGCATCAGGGCTGTTTttcccctgggctggggcacagCCTGGGCCTGCTTCCTacccctgcctgcaggagccCAGCTGGGCCCTGGGCCAGGCTCTCCAGGGCTCACCTGCAGGGCCAGCCTCACTCTCTTGGTGACAGCAGTGTCTGGGAAGGTGGCCTGTACCATGGGCACCAGTGTGCTTTTCAAACACCCTCCCTCGGGGCCGATCATATCGCAGTCCTGGCAAATCCGGGACATGACCACGAAGTAGAGCGGGAAGTCAGTGGTGATGATGCGGCAGACCCTCTTCTtgtccagctcctcctggctctCCATCTCTGCAAGGGCAGCACAGCCATCAAGGCTCGCACACCAAGCCCACAGCTGTCATCCACCGCCCTCCCGAGCTGCACCGGCCATGCCATGCTcagccccatcccaccacccGGGCTGGCCGCAGTCTTGCCTGTGGGGAGCCGCATGGTGCCGAGCCCCCACCTGCCTGGCATGCTCACCCTCATCCATGCCGTTGAGCAGCTGGTCCATGTAGCTCTCCTCATAGCGGTTGCGATGCTCCTTCCAGACAGAGCCATTCTCGCTGCGCAACACCACCAGCTCACGGTCTCCACGCCCATACGAGGCAAAGTGCGGGATCTCCACAATGACGGGGCTGCAGACAGCACAGGAAGGGTGCTTGCAcccacacgctgctgctgggACATGCAGGCAGCAAGGTGGTGCTGGGCAGAGCACCTGCCCGTGCCGTACAGCTGCCGGAGGAGGAAACAGGGCTCTGTGCATGGCAGGACTGTGCTGGTCAGAGCTTTTCCGACCACAGCACAGCCACTGCTCTGTTATGCTGGAATGACCCACTCCAGAAACATGCTGCATTTGGCCGGAGGTGGGATCTCTCCTGCACCAGACCCCCAGAAGCAGAGATGAGCACAGGTCTTGCCCCAGCTGGCAGAGACTCCAGAGGAGCCCAGATCCATCCCCAGTCCTGAGGGATGGCCCCGGTGCGGGAAGCCCCATCTGCTCTGTTCCCAGCTGTGCTCACCTGAGGAACTGGGCACCAGCGGGCCCCAGGGCGATGATCCGGCTGGCCAGACCCTCCTCCTCGGCCAGTGGtgggggtgcaggcagctttTGGGGCTTCACCAGGCGGCAGGTGATGCGGGTCGGTGCAGCGCAGGCACGGGGCGGGATGACCACACGTAGTCCGTGGTGCCGGCTGCCCCGCATGGACCCGCCGCGCGCATCCACCATGAAGCTCACCAGGAACCTGGAGGTGGAGGTATGGGCAGGTGGGCACCCTGCGGCCAGCTCATGCGCAGAGTGTGCACATGCCGCACAGGCTGGGCACTCACCCTGTGTGCACAGGGCTGGCCACTGGGCTGATGTTATCCGAGGTCTCAGTGGCGGGGCTGCTGGGGATCAGGGAGTCCTCGTCGAACTCCTTGGAGGGCTGTGTAAGGCAGGGAAGAGCCCCCATGGGCACAGGGTCCTATTTGGGGGTGCTGTACCTGCCCACTCCTCCACGGTCTCACAGCCGTCCCTGGGCAGTCCCAAACCACCGGGTCCATCCCCACCACCCATGCCACGTTTTGACTGTGTGGTGATGGGGGGTGGGGATCCCCCTGGCAGGGAATGCCTGGGGGGCCGTGGCAGGCTGTGTCTCATGCTCACCTCCTGTGGGGACACCGAGGGTGCATGCAGCAGGCTGACTTGCTCAGCTTCTGTCTCCACAGGCCCTACCTGCTCAGTCTCCTCCGCTCTGGTCACCACAGTCTCAGGTGGGACACAGGGGACCTGCAGGATAGCTGGAGACTCCACCCTGGCAGGAGAGAGCAGTGACAGCCACTGAAGTGGCAGGTCTGGGCCCCTCAGCCCCCGGCCGTTCCCAGGGAGTCCCGGGTCCGCTGGACAAAGACACACTCAGCAGCGAACCCATGTCCTGGTGCAGGAGCAATCCCAGCTAGCTTTGCCTGCTGTGCTAGCCGGTGGGGGCTGAGGGATCCACTCCCTGCCCAGAGCTGTCCCTGCCCCGCTGGCATCCCAGCCTAGCACCAGGCTGGCCCCATGCCCTGtacctgctccctccccaccatCCAGTGCCTCTTACGTTTGCTCCAGTGTCGTCACGATCTCAAACTCCAGCATCTCCCTCTTGCCCTCCTGGTCCCTGGGATCAGGTGTCCTGGACTTTGGTGCCATCAGCTCCTCCTCTGAAACCGAGAGCTGGCTCAGCACGCAGAGAGGCAGAAGGACAAGGGAGCACAGATGTCCAGCCCTTGCCCCCATCCCTCCTCAGGGTTGGAGCCCATCACTGCTCCCACTGCTGGCCACACACACTCGTCCCCTGGTCTCAGCCAGCCACGGGGTGGCTTTGCCCTCTGCCAGATGGGGTCTGCTGGCAGGGGCAAGGCCCGTGCTGTGGGTCAGTGGGACAGGAGCTGTGGTAGCTGACAGGAGCCTCAGCTGCTAGCTGACACCTTTCCCACAGCCCTAAGCACAGAACAGAGCCTGCTGGGGACACCCTGCTGTTGGATGCTGGGGACAGGAGCGtaggcagggctggggatgtgGGAAGGACACCCTAACACTGCCGAGTGCGTCTGTGCACCCCCCTCATAGGCACAAGCCCAGCCAGCGCTGCCGGCTGGCCCAATTAACACCTGCTAAGGAGTTCACCGGGTTTCGGCTCTCTGCAGTGCCCTATGGGAGGGAGTCCAGCACCTCCCAAAGCAGGGCGAGGGCCCCAGTGATGGGGAGGAGACCACAGCAGCACGGAGACCCTTGAGCACTCAGGTTcatccctgccctggccaggaCGAGACGGGGCAGTTGTGGAGGGGCACTGGAGCTGGGCACAGAATCGGGCTCCTCCGCCTACCAGGGACAGAGCCTGGGGCCAACAGGGAGCCAGGGCTCCCCCGCCGCGGGGACACGGCCCCATTCATGCAGTCACACCACAGCAAGCAGCATGGACACAGATGGGCAGGGTGGCAGGGCCTGCGCTGGATAGCACCAGCCCAGCAGCGAGGCTCAGCGGATGGATGTGGCGTGCGGATGGTTAGTGGCCATGGGGTGAGATGGGCCATTGAGCTAGGGCAGGGGGACACATTTCATACCCATTACTGTGACATGAGCGGTGCCTGCAAAGTAAGAAGAGGCAAAGGTGAGGTCTTGGTGGGGGTGAGCAGGAGCAGACCAGCTGCTGCGCGGCTGGGAGCTGGTACCACCCTGCAGAGTAGGGCACGGTGGGAGGCTCTGCACGCCCAAGGGCTCTCTGCACACTGTCCCTGGGGCATGGGACCATGGAGAGGTCCAGGCATATCcctcctgcacagcacagggaaGAACCCGAGTCAGGAGGTGCCACCCCAGGAGTCTGGTGGGctccccttgtcctctccacaaGACCGCTGTGGGGCCACACAACTCCCCCACCCTGGCTGGCAGGAGCACCAGTGCCTGTCCACGGGGCTGCTTCCTGCCACACTGGCCCAGCCGGCAGATCGCTGGGATGGTGCAACCCACTCCGGCCCCTCACCTTCATCCTCTGACACATCCAGAATCTCATCTACAGTCTCCGGGAAGCTCATGCGGTGCTTGTCGCTGACTGACTGCGGGAGCAGAGAGGAGTCAGAGGAGGCCAGCCCTTCACTGTGcagccacctgcagccccctcctcacGCCTGGGCCAGGCACCCGGCTGTCAGCGCTGGCCCTGCCCAGCTGCCCTCAGGGGACCTCTGCCTGGcggctcccagccccagccctcctcctcaGGGCACGGTCCCCGTCGCCAGGGGCTCACCGGGATGTCGGTTTCCTCTGTGACGATCTTGAGCACGTCTGTGACGGAAATATAGCCGAGCCGCTTTGCGATGGCCAGGGGAGTCGTGCCGTTCTGTGCAGGGAGGAAGGACTCggtcagcagcagccacagggacGCCTGGGCAGGCACCTGAGCTTGCCATGGGGTGAGGAGCTGTGGGCAAGTGCTATACTCACTGTGCTGATCTCATTGGGAGAGGCACCGTGCTTCAGCAGCAGTGTCACAACGTCCGTGTGGCCCTGCTGTGCCGCCTGGTGCAGAGGGGTGTagcccagctgcaggggaggaCAGAAGGTGCTGCCATCAGTTCTGGCAGTCTGCTGCCCCAGAAATGTCCCCAGCCTCACACTGTGCTTCGTGCCTGGAGCACGAGGGCGGCTGCCTCTTTACCCAGCATTTGCCCAGGGCTGTAGATAGACTACAGCAGCTTCCAGCCATGGAGACAGGAGGGCTTGGAGCAATGCTGGGGGGAGAAGtggaagcagggagggaggctAAGCCTTCCCCATCAACCTGCATGGTATTGCCCAGGGCAGACAGGTCCTTGGAGCACAGGACAACTCTGTACCTTAGTTTTGGCATTGACATCAGCCTGGTGCTGCAGCAAAAACTTCACCAGCTTGATGTTCCCATAGTGGCTGGCCACGTGCAGCGGGGTATAGCCCATCTGAAAGAAGAGATCAGGTCTCAGCCTGCCCTCGGCGCTTCCTGCCCTTCTGGCTTGGGTATGCTCATCCCATGGGCAAGCCCCCATGGATGAAGGATGGGGCATGTGTGCGGGTGCTGCCTGAGAGCCCAGGACCAGGGCAGAGGGCATGCTGCAGACCACACCACGGTGTTCCCGGGGGTACAGGGGTGAGC
The sequence above is drawn from the Phalacrocorax carbo chromosome 24, bPhaCar2.1, whole genome shotgun sequence genome and encodes:
- the ANK1 gene encoding ankyrin-1 isoform X8, with the translated sequence MDVSSLFHVAAWADSANGPTVLLRGHAPTTVDPLPSCCKQGSPEGMLEQESAVQADAATSFLRAARSGNLDKALDHLRNGVDINTCNQNGLNALHLASKEGHVKMVVELLHKEIVLETTTKKGNTALHIAALAGQQDVVRELVNYGANVNAQSQKGFTPLYMAAQENHLEVVKFLLENGANQNVATEDGFTPLAVALQQGHENVVAHLINYGTKGKVRLPALHIAARNDDTRTAAVLLQNDPNADVLSKTGFTPLHIAAHYENLSVAQLLLNRGASVNFTPQNGITPLHIASRRGNIIMVRLLLDRGAQIETRTKDELTPLHCAARNGHVRIAEILLDHGAPIQAKTKNGLSPIHMAAQGDHLDCVRLLLQYSAEIDDITLDHLTPLHVAAHCGHHRVAKLLVEKGAKPNSRALNGFTPLHIACKKNHIRVMELLLKTGASIDAVTESGLTPLHVAAFMGHLPIVKTLLQRGASPNVSNVKVETPLHMAARAGHMDVAKYLLQNKAKANAKAKDDQTPLHCAARIGHTGMVQLLLENNANPNLATTAGHTPLHITAREGHVDTALALLEKGASQTCMTKKGFTPLHVAAKYGKVDVAELLLARDAHPNAAGKNGLTPLHVAVHHNNLEIVKLLLPNGSSPHSSAWNGYTPLHIAAKQNQMEVASSLLQYGASANAASAQGVTPLHLASQEGHADMVALLFSKEANGNLGNKSGLTPLHLVAQEGHVPVADVLVKHGVTVDATTRMGYTPLHVASHYGNIKLVKFLLQHQADVNAKTKLGYTPLHQAAQQGHTDVVTLLLKHGASPNEISTNGTTPLAIAKRLGYISVTDVLKIVTEETDIPSVSDKHRMSFPETVDEILDVSEDEGTAHVTVMEEELMAPKSRTPDPRDQEGKREMLEFEIVTTLEQTVESPAILQVPCVPPETVVTRAEETEQVGPVETEAEQVSLLHAPSVSPQEPSKEFDEDSLIPSSPATETSDNISPVASPVHTGFLVSFMVDARGGSMRGSRHHGLRVVIPPRACAAPTRITCRLVKPQKLPAPPPLAEEEGLASRIIALGPAGAQFLSPVIVEIPHFASYGRGDRELVVLRSENGSVWKEHRNRYEESYMDQLLNGMDEEMESQEELDKKRVCRIITTDFPLYFVVMSRICQDCDMIGPEGGCLKSTLVPMVQATFPDTAVTKRVRLALQAQPVPDELVTKLLGNQATFSPIVTVEPRRRKFHRPIGLRIPLPPSWKDNPRDSGEGDTTSLRLLCSVIGGTAQAQWEDITGTTKLVYENECANFTTNVSARFWLADCPRTAEAVHFATMLYKELAAVPYMAKFVVFAKMNDAREGRLRCYCMTDDKVDKTLEQHENFTEVARSRDIEVVEGMPLHVELSGNLVPVKKATQPRTFLFQSFRENRLAIPIKVRDSSREASGSLSFLRKAMKYEDLQHVLCHLNISIPPCAKGSGTEERRRTLTPLSLRERYSILSETSFGSHAAEAVTPSPPGSLSSTDKTDQKMVDIAEQLGLSWAELARELQFGVDDINRIRVENPNSLLEQSVALLNLWVSREGKSVKIENLYTALRNIDRSEIVNTLEGSGRQSRSLKGSWRYMDRDYSLSPSQMNGYASLQDELLSPASLHYTLPSPLRADQYWNEVAIMDAIPMAATEQDALMEMSDIQVWSSGLTPSLVTAEDSSLECSKAEDSDATSEGRFPGQLLADTHGPDHMGSMDLVEDDTVDSDAMNGLIDLLEQEEGQRPEGKMSAGDRQPGTREQDPESEVSFVSVQQKVQARITASPTISHVTEKSTDRT